From one Deinococcus aquiradiocola genomic stretch:
- a CDS encoding sensor histidine kinase gives MSLRTRLILLSSLFLTLTVVAVTSMSLLTLERETRNTVHAELNTQVNLLLFELATVGVPPPALSTALRADDGIPAAQIYRDGQLIWNGGSADRRVPQPLDARFLAETEMERSCMCARWNVYSVRQGHWVIQVGRPSSEQSLMIRRYLGSAALINVFCVLVFGVLMIRSMRRIMWPLTALAERVRRLDATDPIPCLREPGEVGVLARALNDSVRELRTVRTTETQFLADASHELRTPVTALLVVLEHAAKRSRSEAEVRQALDQALRSASHLKRLTTDLLTLTKSRSAPAQLHLDLLDLANEVIDRLMPLACERRLDLDIDGEATPFQGDPVLISRMIENLVANAIKFTDEGGIRVRVHPVNEHAELSVTDDGIGFPAGQLRELQQPFRRGDTEGREGFGLGLAVVRSVAEAHGGELAVESRIGHGARVTVRLPLPCLNGA, from the coding sequence ATGAGCCTGCGCACCCGATTGATCCTGCTCTCAAGTCTGTTCCTGACCCTGACGGTTGTGGCCGTGACCTCCATGTCGCTCCTCACTCTGGAGCGCGAAACCCGCAACACTGTGCACGCAGAGCTGAACACCCAGGTCAATCTGCTCCTGTTTGAACTTGCGACGGTCGGCGTTCCACCACCGGCCCTCAGCACCGCGTTGAGGGCCGACGACGGCATACCGGCCGCACAGATCTACCGGGACGGTCAGCTGATCTGGAACGGAGGGAGTGCCGACCGGCGTGTCCCCCAACCCCTCGACGCCCGGTTCCTCGCGGAAACCGAAATGGAGCGCTCCTGCATGTGTGCGCGGTGGAATGTCTACAGCGTGCGGCAGGGCCACTGGGTGATCCAGGTGGGCCGACCGTCGTCCGAGCAGAGCCTGATGATCCGGCGGTACCTGGGCAGCGCCGCCCTGATCAACGTGTTCTGCGTGCTGGTGTTCGGCGTCCTGATGATCAGGAGCATGCGGCGGATCATGTGGCCGCTGACCGCGCTGGCGGAACGCGTCCGGCGACTGGACGCCACGGACCCCATCCCCTGCCTGCGGGAACCGGGGGAGGTCGGCGTCCTCGCCCGGGCGCTGAACGACAGTGTGCGGGAACTGCGCACCGTACGGACGACGGAAACGCAGTTTCTCGCGGACGCCTCCCACGAACTGAGGACGCCCGTCACCGCGCTGCTCGTCGTGCTGGAGCACGCGGCGAAACGGTCGCGCAGCGAGGCGGAGGTCCGGCAGGCGCTGGATCAGGCGCTGCGCAGCGCCAGTCATCTGAAACGGCTCACCACGGACCTGCTGACGCTGACGAAATCCCGGAGTGCCCCGGCGCAACTGCACCTGGATCTGCTTGACCTGGCCAACGAGGTGATCGATCGCCTGATGCCGCTGGCCTGCGAGAGGAGGCTCGATCTGGACATCGACGGGGAAGCCACGCCGTTTCAGGGGGATCCTGTGCTCATCAGTCGGATGATCGAGAATCTGGTCGCCAACGCCATCAAGTTCACGGACGAGGGTGGGATCCGGGTCAGGGTCCACCCGGTCAACGAGCATGCGGAGCTGTCGGTCACGGATGACGGCATCGGTTTTCCCGCCGGGCAGCTGCGTGAGCTTCAGCAACCGTTCCGTCGGGGGGACACGGAGGGCCGGGAAGGGTTCGGGCTGGGCCTGGCCGTGGTCAGGAGCGTCGCCGAGGCACACGGAGGCGAGCTGGCGGTGGAAAGCCGAATCGGTCACGGTGCACGCGTGACGGTCCGGTTGCCCCTTCCGTGCCTGAACGGCGCCTGA
- a CDS encoding ABC transporter ATP-binding protein, with the protein MSTLTAPERPPAGVRSPLPIISMTGVGKTYGQEGRTGAPLVRVLRDVDLEVRPGEYAAVIGPSGSGKSTLMHLIGLLDRPSQGEYLFGQQRVQEMSTEHLSRQRNRSIGFVFQTFFLLPKLTVLQNVVLPLRLRGASRPESEALARQYLERLGMLRWSSSRPPQLSGGQKQRVVIARALAQQPAVILADEPTGNLDSGATLDIMQVFDDLHALGTTIITVTHDLAVARRAQRVIQVADGTVISGGTD; encoded by the coding sequence ATGAGCACCCTGACCGCTCCTGAACGGCCGCCAGCCGGGGTCCGCTCGCCGCTGCCCATCATCAGCATGACCGGCGTCGGGAAAACCTACGGTCAGGAGGGCCGAACGGGCGCGCCCCTCGTGCGGGTGCTCCGCGACGTCGACCTGGAGGTGCGGCCGGGTGAATACGCGGCCGTGATCGGTCCCAGCGGGTCCGGGAAATCCACCCTGATGCACCTGATCGGTCTGCTTGATCGTCCCAGCCAGGGAGAGTACCTTTTCGGACAGCAGCGGGTGCAGGAGATGTCCACCGAACACCTGTCTCGTCAGCGCAACCGGAGCATCGGGTTCGTCTTCCAGACCTTCTTCCTGCTTCCCAAGTTGACTGTCCTCCAGAACGTCGTGCTGCCCCTTCGCCTGCGGGGTGCGTCCAGACCCGAGAGTGAGGCCCTGGCACGGCAGTACCTGGAGCGGCTCGGCATGCTGCGGTGGAGTTCGTCCCGGCCCCCGCAGCTGTCCGGCGGACAGAAGCAGCGGGTGGTGATCGCGAGGGCCCTCGCTCAGCAGCCAGCGGTGATTCTGGCGGACGAGCCCACCGGTAACCTGGATTCAGGTGCCACCCTCGACATCATGCAGGTCTTCGACGACCTGCATGCCCTGGGGACGACCATCATCACGGTGACCCACGACCTGGCCGTCGCCCGCCGTGCGCAGCGCGTCATTCAGGTCGCGGACGGGACGGTGATCAGCGGTGGCACCGACTGA
- a CDS encoding ABC transporter permease: protein MAAQTLRDYRLRSGLALLGIGLGTYSVSVLLGVSSLVSGAVLSQLATVSGNSVFAQQSVSNRGPSSTRLSQTDVDALSGLYGITVVPQVFETVQYDDGQRQRAVTLNGSPGDTPRLDPTVHVQTGRFYSRMEAQSGEAVAVLNNRAASDLYGKRDPIGQSLALHYPNGTRITLTVIGVLQPVPGIFQSLSTPQVMVPNPYIWRVSPVTRKNDFDIVQLVLAAQLDADTVADRIQGRLDALHGKEMFTVQSSAVFRSVVEGVGRILQLFFGVSGSLALVVGGIGIMNVMLASVTERTRDIGLLMALGATPAFINRQFIFEAFILSCLGGGLGLIAAQLTLWGVSILVPLLGPFTVQFGVVAAALGISMFCGLFFGVWPAARASSLDPITCLRYE from the coding sequence ATGGCCGCTCAGACCCTGCGCGATTACCGGCTCCGCAGTGGCCTGGCGTTGTTGGGCATCGGGCTGGGAACCTACTCCGTTTCGGTGCTGCTGGGCGTCAGCAGCCTGGTGTCGGGCGCTGTCCTGAGCCAACTGGCCACCGTCTCCGGCAACAGCGTGTTCGCGCAGCAGAGCGTCTCCAACCGCGGACCTTCGAGCACCCGGCTGAGTCAGACCGACGTGGACGCCCTGAGTGGGCTGTACGGCATCACCGTGGTCCCTCAGGTCTTCGAGACTGTCCAGTACGACGACGGGCAACGCCAGCGGGCAGTGACCCTCAACGGTTCGCCCGGCGACACCCCCCGTCTCGATCCTACCGTTCACGTTCAGACTGGCCGGTTCTACAGCCGTATGGAGGCCCAGTCCGGCGAGGCGGTGGCCGTCCTCAACAACCGGGCGGCCAGCGACCTGTACGGGAAGCGGGATCCGATCGGGCAATCGCTGGCCCTGCATTACCCGAACGGTACGAGAATCACGCTGACGGTCATCGGGGTCCTGCAGCCTGTGCCGGGGATTTTCCAGTCGCTCAGCACGCCGCAGGTGATGGTGCCCAACCCCTACATCTGGCGGGTGTCTCCGGTCACCCGGAAGAACGACTTCGACATCGTTCAGCTGGTGCTCGCCGCTCAACTGGACGCGGATACGGTCGCCGACCGCATCCAGGGCCGACTCGATGCCCTGCACGGAAAGGAGATGTTCACCGTGCAGTCCTCCGCCGTGTTCAGGAGTGTCGTGGAGGGCGTGGGCCGCATCCTGCAGCTGTTTTTCGGGGTGAGCGGCTCTCTGGCGCTGGTGGTGGGCGGGATCGGCATCATGAACGTGATGCTCGCGTCCGTGACCGAGCGGACCCGGGATATCGGACTGCTGATGGCGCTGGGCGCGACGCCTGCCTTCATCAACCGGCAGTTCATCTTCGAGGCGTTCATCCTGTCGTGCCTCGGGGGCGGCCTGGGCCTGATCGCCGCACAGTTGACCCTCTGGGGCGTGAGCATCCTCGTGCCGCTTCTGGGACCCTTCACCGTACAATTCGGTGTCGTTGCTGCCGCCCTGGGGATCAGCATGTTCTGTGGTCTGTTCTTCGGCGTCTGGCCTGCAGCGAGGGCGTCCTCGCTCGATCCCATCACCTGTCTGAGATATGAATAG
- a CDS encoding efflux RND transporter periplasmic adaptor subunit, with translation MSARELHDLDQASALRADRPMQSRPFNWRWVYAGVIVACLGVTGVVIDMKLRSPLPQVLLVTRVVPSTFQRQVKGSGAVEGDRLVTGFRTPGVVRQLNVKEGDHVHRHQLLAQTDDLLQRQALMAAQFSAQTLRSSLVEQARLHDITLTRLSLQLAQARHDAAGASAVYAVGGLSAQDLGKAQQTLRGLELDVQREMADNSDQQSSLRQQLAQAQENVVQATRNLQDTRIYAPVDGTVSRVGYNVRQDSGAGSIELYADRTGRVRVDVPEAVVAQVKPGQAVQVNLLADGPAFSGRVSRVASVASATQGGNAVVPVTIRISPWPAALKPGLSTDATITTLTLPHATVVPIESVVQDEQDPGVVRVWVVDADRTVHRRTVTMLARNTINAAVSGLKSGELVVRSPGDAGALRDGITVTAQLAPK, from the coding sequence ATGTCGGCCCGTGAGCTCCATGACCTTGATCAGGCTTCCGCCCTGCGTGCGGACCGCCCGATGCAGTCGCGTCCCTTCAACTGGCGCTGGGTCTACGCAGGCGTGATCGTCGCCTGTCTGGGCGTGACCGGTGTCGTCATCGACATGAAACTCCGGAGTCCCCTGCCGCAGGTGTTGCTGGTGACCCGCGTGGTGCCGAGCACCTTTCAGCGGCAGGTGAAGGGCTCCGGTGCCGTGGAGGGGGACCGGCTGGTGACCGGATTCAGGACGCCCGGCGTCGTGCGTCAATTGAATGTGAAAGAAGGCGACCACGTCCACCGGCATCAGCTGCTCGCACAGACCGACGACCTGCTGCAGCGTCAGGCGCTGATGGCCGCGCAGTTCAGTGCGCAGACGCTCCGTTCGAGCCTCGTGGAGCAGGCCAGGCTTCACGACATCACCCTGACCCGCCTCTCTCTCCAGCTGGCCCAGGCGCGTCATGACGCGGCGGGCGCGAGTGCCGTGTACGCGGTCGGTGGCCTCTCCGCTCAGGACCTCGGCAAGGCGCAGCAGACCCTCCGGGGACTGGAGCTGGACGTGCAGCGGGAGATGGCAGACAACAGTGACCAGCAGAGTTCCCTGCGTCAGCAGCTCGCGCAGGCTCAGGAGAACGTCGTTCAGGCGACCCGGAACCTTCAGGACACCCGGATCTACGCGCCGGTGGACGGCACGGTGTCGCGGGTCGGGTACAACGTACGGCAGGACTCAGGCGCCGGGTCGATCGAACTGTACGCCGACCGGACCGGGCGGGTGAGGGTTGACGTGCCGGAGGCCGTCGTCGCTCAGGTCAAGCCGGGGCAGGCGGTGCAGGTGAACCTGCTGGCAGACGGCCCAGCCTTCAGCGGGCGCGTCTCGCGTGTCGCGTCGGTCGCCAGCGCCACCCAGGGGGGGAATGCCGTGGTTCCGGTCACGATCCGGATCTCGCCCTGGCCGGCGGCGTTGAAGCCTGGCCTCTCGACCGACGCGACCATCACGACACTCACGCTGCCGCACGCCACGGTCGTCCCGATCGAGTCGGTGGTGCAGGACGAGCAGGATCCGGGTGTGGTGCGGGTGTGGGTGGTGGACGCCGACCGGACCGTGCACCGCCGGACCGTGACCATGCTGGCCCGGAACACCATCAACGCGGCGGTCTCCGGTCTGAAATCCGGTGAGCTTGTCGTCCGCTCCCCGGGCGATGCGGGGGCCCTGCGGGACGGGATCACGGTCACGGCACAGCTGGCACCGAAATGA
- a CDS encoding response regulator transcription factor: MRTMVVEDEACVRHTLAASLREAQVAVDEAESAGQARNMAGCYPYDVFVVDVRLPDGPSAGFEFVRWLREQHIHTPVLLLTARDAVEDRIAGLDVGADDYLTKPFSIGEVHARLRALLRRSRQTPAIAFESGRLRVDWNTRTVSVDGQRANLTAKEYGVLELLASHPGRIFTRDEITSRVWDECFSAVTNIVDVYVKNLRRKLGDGTVETVRGLGYRFPSA, from the coding sequence ATGAGAACGATGGTGGTCGAGGACGAAGCCTGCGTCCGGCACACGCTGGCAGCCAGTTTACGGGAAGCCCAGGTGGCCGTCGATGAGGCGGAAAGCGCAGGCCAGGCCCGCAACATGGCCGGATGCTATCCATACGACGTGTTCGTGGTGGACGTGAGACTGCCGGACGGACCGTCCGCAGGATTCGAGTTCGTCAGATGGCTGCGCGAGCAGCACATCCACACTCCAGTCCTGCTGCTGACCGCCCGCGACGCCGTGGAGGACCGGATTGCCGGGCTGGACGTCGGCGCCGACGATTACCTGACGAAGCCCTTCTCGATCGGAGAAGTCCACGCCCGGCTGAGGGCCCTCCTCCGCCGCTCCCGCCAGACCCCTGCCATTGCCTTCGAGAGCGGCCGTCTCCGGGTGGACTGGAATACCCGGACGGTCTCCGTCGACGGTCAGAGAGCGAACCTGACCGCCAAAGAATACGGCGTGCTGGAGCTGCTGGCCTCGCATCCCGGCCGGATCTTCACGCGGGACGAAATCACGAGCCGGGTGTGGGACGAGTGCTTCAGCGCGGTCACCAACATCGTTGACGTGTACGTCAAGAACCTGCGCAGGAAACTGGGTGACGGAACGGTCGAGACGGTTCGTGGACTGGGGTACCGGTTCCCCTCGGCATGA
- a CDS encoding Ada metal-binding domain-containing protein, with translation MVSITGIYCLPSCRARKPKPENVVFHDSPESAQQAVRADLHAGREVPGRCGPRQYRLAPHECRRRGRVGRLACRGGPQRHGVHRCGRGGTESGRRDRPDAKQRASVSHFVPCRPGTFRSGTRGSRTHDPSPCQRCSLNTPAALYDRP, from the coding sequence GTGGTGTCCATCACCGGTATCTACTGCCTACCGTCCTGCCGGGCCAGGAAGCCCAAACCGGAAAACGTGGTCTTCCACGACTCGCCCGAGAGCGCACAGCAGGCGGTACGGGCAGACCTTCACGCTGGACGAGAGGTGCCGGGCCGTTGCGGACCTCGTCAATACCGTCTCGCTCCCCATGAATGCCGACGGCGAGGCCGGGTAGGGCGACTCGCCTGCCGAGGTGGCCCGCAGCGTCACGGCGTTCACCGCTGTGGGCGCGGCGGGACTGAATCTGGAAGACGCGACCGGCCGGACGCCAAGCAGCGTGCGTCTGTTTCACACTTCGTTCCCTGCCGCCCGGGTACGTTCAGGTCCGGCACACGCGGTTCACGCACGCATGACCCCTCACCCTGTCAGCGGTGTAGCCTCAATACGCCCGCCGCTTTATACGACCGCCCATGA
- a CDS encoding MbcA/ParS/Xre antitoxin family protein → MLTDPAPVLPISTALARLFLALTETLDEPDLLTALDPCWDVQPGVSTLSWPAQRRARARLAALDPADLHRRMLAGGVEASELPWTLTQFRLPLTGTPQAPRTGGWTVFCEEVSAQHGFLVWSLHSPDPDPENALNGLRQALRSGRSGPGVDRDALIAVPGFFPNPGTAPGLERGQEILSRASAEGDPLFPGDVPAVIPDAGSDARDLSTAAPHFTRWTRLTLTRDDALRLFAGDLPVPAGIATLPKIRAALQDTLQLDDGEVGRLLGLDAGPTGARDRPSLDVLDRLYALGGLIDRLTREGGASAVGWLRQPVPVLGWRRPIDCCGTRSGLSSVVEMLEGLNDGVFA, encoded by the coding sequence ATGCTTACCGATCCCGCGCCTGTCCTCCCGATCTCCACGGCTCTCGCCCGCCTGTTCCTGGCGCTGACCGAGACGCTGGACGAGCCTGACCTGCTCACCGCTCTCGACCCCTGCTGGGACGTGCAGCCGGGCGTCAGCACCCTCTCGTGGCCTGCCCAGCGCCGCGCCCGGGCGCGGCTGGCGGCCCTCGACCCGGCCGACCTGCACCGCAGGATGCTCGCTGGGGGCGTGGAGGCCTCCGAACTGCCCTGGACGCTGACCCAGTTCCGACTGCCGCTCACCGGTACCCCGCAGGCGCCCAGAACGGGCGGGTGGACGGTCTTCTGCGAAGAAGTCTCGGCGCAGCACGGTTTCCTGGTGTGGTCGCTCCATTCCCCTGATCCCGACCCGGAGAACGCACTGAACGGTTTACGGCAGGCCCTCCGTTCCGGCCGCTCCGGTCCCGGGGTGGACCGGGACGCGCTGATCGCTGTGCCTGGATTCTTCCCGAACCCGGGGACCGCGCCTGGCCTGGAGCGAGGTCAGGAGATCCTCTCCAGAGCGAGTGCAGAGGGTGACCCGCTCTTCCCGGGGGACGTGCCTGCTGTCATCCCGGACGCCGGGTCGGATGCCCGGGACCTGTCGACGGCCGCGCCCCACTTCACCCGCTGGACGCGGCTCACCCTGACGCGGGACGACGCGCTGCGGCTCTTCGCGGGAGATCTGCCGGTCCCGGCGGGGATCGCGACGCTGCCGAAGATCAGGGCCGCCTTACAGGACACACTTCAGCTGGACGACGGCGAGGTGGGGCGGCTGCTCGGTCTCGATGCCGGACCGACCGGGGCACGTGACCGGCCCAGCCTGGACGTGCTGGACCGGCTGTACGCGCTGGGCGGGTTGATCGACCGCCTCACGCGCGAGGGGGGCGCGTCGGCCGTGGGGTGGCTGCGCCAGCCGGTCCCGGTGCTCGGTTGGCGGCGCCCCATCGACTGTTGCGGCACGCGGTCCGGGCTGAGTTCCGTCGTCGAGATGCTGGAGGGTCTGAACGACGGGGTGTTTGCCTGA
- a CDS encoding tetratricopeptide repeat protein, which produces MTFVDFLPRSNRVRIVEAAAGPARSAYLQQAVRVESRSGTRGWCLNVDLEVGGPWAGLNTWLSEMLPDLLRQAPDLVTQHDYELAMLLPTVVRRIPVRNPNLTDLSFGAERTRNYAADRAYRVVHGLIDLLTAWHARSRAERWVLALDGLDRAGSLVRLLFSEWLRRCGDRLPLTLLIAVDPGRAADVETLFPAFPASVQALRLPTDPQDTTAPGEYTRRMVALEACIGEDPLEMEANLPALIRGWDRSDHPGRADLYRYEALATYTTRGLYADARVYGEAILPALERSGTDRTRLLNTYVKLYNCLVGLGEAEPALELTSRALALSPEPRQALTWHYLMAMLHARYLPVRDVALAEHHLDLGLREIEKADLTRHERLFQTAFNRNGLALVRHFQGRRAEAIALCKTAFDDLDAEFRPDEHQLHRSVLIYNIAQVYDAMREPDEATAYYSRALALDPNYSEYYNERGNVYLRTGELTLAAQDYARAIVLSPPYPEVWTNLGQCQALAGLDDLAVRSYSRALDLLPGQGLALLGRAQCFDALEQLQDALSDYTAVLELDGPDPMVLANRAGVLYRMGRPEEALADLDHAIALDPTSEELQENRAIALAGVA; this is translated from the coding sequence ATGACGTTCGTTGATTTCCTTCCCCGTTCCAACCGCGTGAGGATCGTCGAGGCTGCCGCCGGTCCGGCCCGCTCAGCGTACCTGCAGCAGGCCGTGAGGGTCGAATCCCGTTCCGGGACCAGGGGCTGGTGCCTGAATGTCGATCTGGAGGTGGGCGGCCCCTGGGCGGGCCTGAACACCTGGCTGAGTGAGATGCTGCCGGACCTGCTGCGGCAGGCACCGGACCTGGTCACTCAGCATGACTATGAACTGGCCATGCTCCTGCCGACCGTGGTTCGCCGCATCCCGGTCCGCAACCCCAACCTGACGGACCTGAGCTTCGGAGCGGAACGCACCAGAAACTACGCGGCGGACCGCGCTTACCGGGTTGTGCATGGCCTGATCGACCTCCTGACAGCCTGGCATGCCCGGAGCCGGGCCGAACGGTGGGTGCTGGCCCTGGACGGCCTGGACCGCGCCGGTTCCCTGGTGCGGCTGCTCTTCAGCGAGTGGCTGCGGCGCTGCGGTGACCGACTCCCGCTGACCCTGCTGATCGCGGTCGACCCGGGCAGGGCAGCAGACGTCGAGACGTTGTTCCCGGCGTTTCCGGCGTCCGTCCAGGCGTTGCGTCTGCCGACAGACCCCCAGGACACGACCGCGCCGGGTGAGTACACCCGGCGAATGGTGGCCCTGGAAGCGTGCATCGGTGAGGACCCGCTGGAGATGGAGGCGAACCTGCCGGCGTTGATTCGCGGCTGGGACCGCAGCGACCACCCGGGGCGGGCGGACCTGTACCGTTACGAGGCGCTCGCGACGTACACCACCCGGGGCCTCTACGCTGATGCCCGCGTGTACGGCGAGGCGATCCTGCCTGCCCTCGAACGCTCCGGCACGGACCGGACACGGCTTCTGAACACCTACGTGAAGCTGTACAACTGTCTGGTGGGGCTGGGAGAGGCGGAACCGGCCCTCGAACTCACTTCGCGCGCCCTGGCCCTGTCGCCCGAGCCGAGACAGGCCCTCACCTGGCATTACCTGATGGCGATGCTGCACGCCCGTTACCTGCCCGTGCGCGACGTCGCACTGGCGGAGCACCACCTCGATCTCGGACTGCGTGAAATCGAGAAGGCGGACCTCACCCGCCACGAGCGGCTGTTCCAGACGGCCTTCAACCGCAACGGGCTCGCACTCGTACGTCACTTTCAGGGCCGCCGCGCTGAGGCCATCGCCCTGTGCAAGACCGCCTTCGACGATCTCGACGCCGAATTCAGGCCCGACGAGCATCAGCTGCACCGGTCTGTGCTGATCTACAACATCGCGCAGGTGTACGACGCGATGCGTGAACCGGACGAGGCCACCGCGTACTACAGCAGGGCACTGGCGCTGGATCCGAACTACTCCGAGTATTACAACGAGCGGGGCAACGTCTACCTGCGCACCGGGGAACTGACCCTGGCCGCTCAGGACTACGCGCGCGCCATTGTCCTCAGCCCACCGTACCCGGAGGTGTGGACCAACCTCGGGCAATGCCAGGCCCTGGCGGGACTTGACGATCTGGCGGTCCGCAGTTACTCCCGGGCGCTGGATCTGCTGCCCGGTCAGGGCCTGGCGCTGCTGGGACGCGCACAGTGTTTCGACGCGCTGGAGCAGCTGCAGGACGCGCTGTCAGATTACACCGCCGTTCTGGAACTGGACGGGCCCGACCCGATGGTGCTCGCCAACCGGGCGGGCGTGCTGTACCGGATGGGACGGCCCGAGGAAGCGCTGGCCGACCTGGACCACGCGATCGCCCTGGACCCGACCTCCGAGGAACTGCAGGAGAACCGGGCGATCGCCCTGGCAGGCGTGGCCTGA
- a CDS encoding peptidase C39 family protein translates to MASSPSTSILDFQTGEDRAERFHLHPQPGSAGLMLQGNPVGTLTTDPITTEPFNELLPSWNATLVPGGTLTLHVRVQVSDDRWTKWYSFGTWQTEPGRNSEDGQDDEDARVLTDTLRLETLATTYQARVTLQGEGSQLHLLTFATSERAHLTGTPRPGQPEHWGVELAVPEYSQMEHEGGSGWCSPTSLAMVLGALGTQVSVPETAAAVYDEEYPGAGNWVFNVAHAGQLGYHAHLTRLPDLQAAEALIAQGVPLILSIRWGEGELPGAPIPSCNGHLVVLRGFDGEGQPIVNDPAAATAAEVRRTYPRADFERQWLVHSGGLAYVIRHREGQLKEIPASTTDR, encoded by the coding sequence ATGGCCTCCTCTCCTTCCACGTCCATCCTCGACTTCCAGACAGGCGAAGACCGCGCCGAACGCTTCCACCTGCACCCTCAGCCCGGTTCGGCCGGCCTCATGCTGCAGGGGAACCCGGTCGGGACACTCACCACCGACCCCATCACCACCGAACCCTTCAATGAACTCCTGCCGTCCTGGAACGCCACCCTCGTTCCTGGCGGGACGCTCACCCTTCACGTCCGCGTTCAGGTGTCCGATGACCGCTGGACGAAGTGGTACAGCTTCGGAACCTGGCAGACCGAACCCGGCCGGAACAGTGAAGACGGTCAGGACGACGAGGACGCCCGCGTCCTCACCGATACCCTGCGCCTCGAGACGCTGGCGACCACCTACCAGGCCCGCGTCACCCTTCAGGGGGAAGGCAGCCAGCTTCACCTGCTCACGTTCGCGACCAGCGAGCGTGCCCACCTGACGGGCACCCCGCGCCCGGGCCAGCCGGAGCACTGGGGTGTGGAACTCGCGGTGCCGGAGTACTCCCAGATGGAGCACGAGGGTGGCAGCGGCTGGTGCAGCCCCACCAGCCTCGCCATGGTCCTGGGGGCGCTCGGCACGCAGGTCAGCGTTCCGGAAACGGCCGCCGCGGTGTACGACGAGGAGTACCCCGGTGCCGGCAACTGGGTCTTCAACGTCGCTCACGCCGGTCAACTCGGGTACCATGCCCATCTCACCCGCCTGCCGGACCTGCAGGCGGCCGAAGCGCTGATCGCGCAGGGTGTGCCGCTCATCCTCAGCATCCGGTGGGGGGAAGGGGAACTGCCCGGCGCCCCGATTCCGAGCTGCAACGGGCACCTGGTGGTGCTGCGCGGCTTCGACGGAGAAGGGCAGCCGATCGTCAACGATCCGGCGGCCGCGACGGCCGCCGAGGTGCGCCGCACCTACCCGCGCGCCGACTTCGAACGGCAGTGGCTGGTCCACTCCGGGGGCCTCGCGTACGTCATCCGGCACCGGGAAGGGCAATTGAAGGAGATCCCGGCGTCCACCACCGACCGCTGA
- a CDS encoding aldo/keto reductase, protein MQYRRLGKTGYDVSTISFGAWAIGGTWGQVDDAQSMAALHRALDLGINFFDTADVYGDGHSERLIAQLRHERRESFTVATKAGRRLDPHVAGGYNGPNLRAFIDRSRQNLQMDTLDLVQLHCPPSVVFSQPEVFEVLDGFVQEGMIRHYGVSVERVDEALEAIRHPNVATVQIIFNAFRLKPADAFFAAARDADVGILARVPLASGLLTGKLRADTPFQADDHRAFNRHGEAFDKGETFSGVDYATGLEAVERLRPLVPEGSTLAQFALRWILMFPEVTCAIPGARNPQQVESNAAAADLPPLNAEQMAAVQRVYDDLIRGQVHGHW, encoded by the coding sequence ATGCAGTACAGAAGGCTCGGAAAGACCGGTTACGACGTCTCGACCATCTCGTTCGGCGCGTGGGCGATCGGCGGCACATGGGGGCAGGTGGACGACGCGCAGAGCATGGCGGCCCTGCACCGCGCCCTGGACCTGGGCATCAATTTCTTCGACACCGCCGACGTGTACGGCGACGGGCACAGTGAGCGCCTGATCGCGCAGCTGCGCCATGAGCGCCGCGAGTCGTTCACGGTGGCGACCAAGGCCGGGCGGCGCCTCGATCCGCATGTGGCCGGCGGGTACAACGGGCCGAACCTGCGGGCGTTCATCGACCGCAGCCGCCAGAACCTGCAGATGGACACGCTGGACCTGGTGCAGCTGCACTGCCCGCCCAGCGTGGTGTTCAGCCAGCCGGAAGTCTTCGAGGTGCTCGACGGCTTCGTGCAGGAGGGCATGATCCGCCATTACGGCGTGAGCGTGGAACGCGTGGACGAGGCGCTGGAGGCGATCCGCCACCCGAATGTGGCGACCGTGCAGATCATTTTCAACGCCTTTCGGCTCAAGCCCGCCGACGCGTTCTTTGCCGCTGCCCGTGACGCCGACGTGGGCATCCTGGCGCGGGTGCCCCTGGCGAGCGGCCTGCTGACCGGCAAACTCAGGGCCGACACGCCCTTCCAGGCGGACGACCACCGCGCCTTCAACCGGCACGGCGAGGCCTTCGACAAGGGCGAGACCTTCAGCGGCGTGGACTACGCGACCGGCCTGGAGGCCGTGGAGCGCCTGAGACCGCTGGTGCCCGAGGGTTCGACGCTGGCCCAGTTCGCGCTGCGCTGGATCCTGATGTTCCCCGAGGTGACCTGCGCCATCCCCGGTGCCCGCAACCCCCAGCAGGTCGAATCGAACGCGGCCGCTGCCGACCTGCCGCCGCTGAACGCCGAGCAGATGGCGGCCGTGCAGCGCGTGTACGACGACCTGATCCGCGGCCAGGTCCACGGGCACTGGTGA